A single Streptomyces sp. Edi2 DNA region contains:
- the amaP gene encoding alkaline shock response membrane anchor protein AmaP, whose product MRRVGRTVNRVLLGVTGVVLLGTGGLVLFGGLDLPARWRVRLPAHWPWSRPGDVLLSAHQRTRWTGHGWFWPAVIAVLAVFVLLMLWWLLSQLRRRRLNEILVDSGDGEGATLRGRALESVLAAETESLEGVDRAGVLLTGRRSEPRIRALLSLAPHADPGTVVRRLSDEAVTHARSSAGLGRLPGDVRLRAVKHRPERVS is encoded by the coding sequence ATGCGCAGGGTCGGCAGAACGGTCAACCGGGTACTGCTCGGTGTGACCGGCGTGGTGCTGCTGGGCACCGGTGGCCTGGTGCTGTTCGGCGGCCTGGACCTCCCCGCGAGATGGCGGGTGCGCCTGCCCGCCCACTGGCCCTGGTCCCGCCCCGGCGACGTACTGCTCTCCGCGCACCAGCGCACCCGCTGGACCGGCCACGGCTGGTTCTGGCCCGCGGTGATCGCCGTCCTGGCCGTCTTCGTGCTGCTGATGCTGTGGTGGCTGCTGTCCCAGCTGCGGCGGCGCCGGCTGAACGAGATCCTCGTCGACAGCGGCGACGGCGAGGGCGCCACCCTGCGCGGCCGGGCGCTGGAGAGCGTCCTCGCGGCCGAGACCGAGTCGCTGGAGGGCGTCGACCGGGCCGGGGTGCTGCTGACCGGCCGCCGGAGCGAACCGCGGATCCGGGCCCTGCTGTCCCTCGCCCCGCACGCCGATCCGGGAACCGTGGTCCGCCGGCTGTCGGACGAGGCGGTGACCCACGCCCGCAGCTCGGCCGGGCTCGGCCGGCTGCCGGGGGACGTCCGGCTGCGCGCGGTCAAGCACCGGCCCGAGCGGGTCAGTTAG
- a CDS encoding helix-turn-helix domain-containing protein has product MAETLKKGSRVTGAAREKLAADLKKKYDSGASIRALAEETGRSYGFVHRMLSESGVVLRGRGGATRGKKAASA; this is encoded by the coding sequence GTGGCCGAGACTCTGAAGAAGGGCAGCCGGGTAACCGGCGCCGCGCGCGAGAAGCTCGCGGCAGACCTGAAGAAGAAGTACGACTCCGGTGCGAGCATCCGGGCGCTGGCCGAGGAAACCGGCCGCTCCTATGGATTCGTGCACCGGATGCTCAGCGAATCCGGTGTGGTCCTGCGCGGTCGAGGCGGAGCCACAAGGGGCAAGAAGGCCGCATCGGCCTGA
- a CDS encoding ABC-F family ATP-binding cassette domain-containing protein, whose translation MITASGLELRAGARILIESASFRIAKGDRIGLVGRNGAGKTTLTKVLAGEGIPASGTVTRSGDVGYLPQDPRTGDLDVLARDRILSARDLDSVLRKMRENEDRMANGKGATRDKAMRKYERLETEFLTKGGYAAEAEAATIAASLGLPDRILGQPLHTLSGGQRRRVELARILFSDSDTLLLDEPTNHLDADSIVWLRDYLKTYRGGFIVISHDVDLVETVVNKVFYLDANRSNIDIYNMGWKLYQQQREADEKRRKRERQNAEKKAAALNTQADKMRAKATKTVAAQNMAKRADKLLAGLEAVRTSDKVAKLRFPDPAPCGKTPLTAEGLSKSYGSLEIFTDVDLAIDKGSRVVILGLNGAGKTTLLRLLAGVETPDTGEVRPGHGLKLGYYAQEHETLDPDRTVLENMRSAAPDMDLVAIRKTLGSFLFSGDDVDKPAGVLSGGEKTRLALATLVVSSANVLLLDEPTNNLDPASREEILGALHTFTGAVVLVSHDEGAVDALEPERIILLPDGVEDLWGQDYADLVALA comes from the coding sequence GTGATCACCGCCTCCGGCCTTGAGCTGCGCGCCGGCGCCCGCATTCTCATCGAGTCCGCTTCCTTCCGTATCGCCAAGGGCGACCGCATCGGCCTGGTCGGCCGTAACGGCGCCGGCAAGACCACCCTCACCAAGGTGCTGGCGGGCGAGGGCATCCCCGCCTCCGGCACGGTCACCCGCTCCGGCGACGTCGGCTATCTGCCGCAGGACCCGCGCACCGGCGACCTGGACGTGCTGGCCCGCGACCGCATCCTGTCCGCCCGTGATCTCGACAGCGTGCTGCGCAAGATGCGCGAGAACGAGGACCGGATGGCCAACGGCAAGGGCGCCACCCGCGACAAGGCGATGCGGAAGTACGAGCGCCTGGAGACCGAGTTCCTGACCAAGGGCGGGTACGCCGCCGAGGCGGAGGCCGCGACCATCGCCGCCAGCCTGGGCCTGCCCGACCGCATCCTCGGCCAGCCGCTGCACACCCTCTCCGGTGGTCAGCGCCGCCGCGTCGAGCTGGCCCGGATCCTGTTCTCGGACTCCGACACCCTGCTGCTCGACGAGCCCACCAACCACCTCGACGCCGACTCCATCGTCTGGCTGCGGGACTACCTCAAGACCTACCGCGGCGGCTTCATCGTGATCTCCCACGATGTCGACCTGGTCGAGACCGTCGTCAACAAGGTCTTCTACCTCGACGCCAACCGCTCGAACATCGACATCTACAACATGGGCTGGAAGCTCTACCAGCAGCAGCGCGAGGCCGACGAGAAGCGCCGCAAGCGCGAGCGGCAGAACGCCGAGAAGAAGGCCGCGGCGCTCAACACCCAGGCCGACAAGATGCGGGCCAAGGCCACCAAGACCGTCGCCGCCCAGAACATGGCCAAGCGCGCCGACAAGCTGCTCGCCGGCCTGGAGGCGGTGCGTACCTCCGACAAGGTCGCCAAGCTGCGCTTCCCCGACCCGGCGCCGTGCGGCAAGACCCCGCTCACCGCCGAGGGCCTGTCGAAGTCCTACGGCTCCCTGGAGATCTTCACCGACGTCGACCTGGCCATCGACAAGGGCTCCCGGGTCGTCATCCTCGGTCTGAACGGTGCCGGCAAGACCACCCTGCTGCGGTTGCTGGCCGGCGTCGAGACACCGGACACCGGCGAGGTCCGCCCCGGGCACGGCCTCAAGCTCGGCTACTACGCCCAGGAGCACGAGACCCTGGACCCGGACCGCACGGTCCTGGAGAACATGCGCTCGGCCGCCCCGGACATGGACCTGGTCGCCATCCGCAAGACCCTGGGTTCCTTCCTCTTCTCCGGGGACGACGTCGACAAGCCCGCCGGGGTGCTCTCCGGCGGCGAGAAGACCCGGCTCGCCCTGGCGACGCTGGTCGTCTCCTCGGCCAATGTGCTGCTGCTCGACGAGCCCACCAACAACCTCGACCCGGCCAGCCGCGAGGAGATCCTGGGCGCGCTGCACACCTTCACGGGCGCGGTGGTCCTGGTGTCGCACGACGAGGGAGCGGTGGACGCCCTGGAGCCGGAGCGCATCATCCTGCTGCCCGACGGCGTCGAGGACCTGTGGGGCCAGGACTACGCGGACCTGGTCGCGCTGGCCTGA
- a CDS encoding class II aldolase/adducin family protein yields MKDHADRLAEAWGELVATARRTVTDGLVVGTSGNVSRRIRDLILVTPSGVPYDRLGPGDTTAVDLEGRQIIGTLKPTSELPMHLAVYRSTTATAIVHTHAPYATAVSTLVPELPPVHYMTAALGGPVRVAPYALYGSDELAAHMLDALRDRTGCLLQNHGTLTYGDSLDQALDRTAQLEWMCRVWLTASSVPGHTPSLLSAGQLDAAAAQLRGYGRQG; encoded by the coding sequence ATGAAGGACCACGCCGACCGCCTCGCCGAAGCCTGGGGCGAACTGGTCGCCACCGCCCGCAGAACCGTCACCGACGGCCTGGTCGTCGGCACCTCGGGCAATGTCTCGCGCCGCATCAGGGACCTGATCCTGGTCACCCCCAGCGGCGTCCCCTACGACCGGCTCGGGCCGGGCGACACCACCGCGGTCGACCTCGAAGGACGCCAGATCATCGGCACGCTCAAGCCGACCAGCGAACTGCCGATGCACCTGGCGGTCTACCGCAGCACCACGGCCACCGCCATCGTCCACACCCATGCCCCGTACGCCACCGCCGTCTCCACCCTCGTTCCCGAACTCCCGCCGGTCCACTACATGACCGCGGCGCTCGGCGGCCCCGTGCGCGTTGCCCCCTATGCCCTGTACGGCAGCGACGAGCTCGCCGCCCACATGCTCGACGCGCTCCGCGACCGCACCGGCTGCCTGCTGCAGAACCACGGCACCCTCACCTACGGCGACAGCCTCGACCAGGCGCTGGACCGCACGGCCCAGCTGGAGTGGATGTGCCGGGTCTGGCTGACCGCGAGCTCCGTGCCCGGGCACACGCCGAGCCTGCTGTCGGCCGGGCAGCTCGACGCGGCCGCCGCACAGCTGCGGGGCTACGGCCGGCAGGGCTGA
- a CDS encoding enoyl-CoA hydratase/isomerase family protein has translation MTLLDKDGVRLTVDGAIATVTLANAAKRNAQSPAMWRALAEAGSLLPGNVRIAVLRGEGQSFSAGLDRQAFTPEGFDGEPSFIDLARGTDSALDATIAEYQEAFTWWRRNDLVSIAAVQGHAIGAGFQLALACDLRVVAPDVQFAMRETSLGLVPDLTGTHPLVGLVGYARALEICATGRFVHAEEAERIGLANLLVPADELDATVTDLAAALTAPPRDAVIETKALLAGAAGRTYEEQRTAERAAQARRLRDLAGVGE, from the coding sequence ATGACTCTGCTCGACAAGGACGGTGTGCGACTCACCGTTGACGGTGCGATCGCCACGGTGACCCTCGCCAACGCAGCGAAGCGCAATGCGCAGTCACCGGCCATGTGGCGGGCGCTCGCCGAGGCGGGCTCGTTGCTGCCGGGAAACGTGCGGATCGCGGTGCTCCGTGGTGAGGGCCAGTCCTTCTCCGCCGGCCTCGACCGTCAGGCGTTCACGCCCGAAGGCTTCGACGGCGAGCCGTCGTTCATCGATCTGGCGCGCGGCACGGACAGCGCCCTGGACGCCACGATCGCCGAGTACCAGGAAGCGTTCACCTGGTGGCGGCGCAACGACCTGGTGTCCATCGCCGCCGTGCAGGGCCATGCCATCGGCGCGGGCTTCCAGCTCGCCCTGGCCTGCGATCTGCGGGTGGTCGCGCCCGACGTCCAGTTCGCCATGCGCGAGACCAGCCTGGGACTCGTACCCGACCTGACCGGTACCCACCCCCTGGTCGGGCTGGTGGGCTATGCCCGGGCGCTGGAGATCTGCGCCACGGGCCGCTTCGTGCATGCCGAGGAGGCCGAGCGGATCGGCCTGGCCAACCTCTTGGTGCCCGCGGACGAACTCGATGCCACGGTGACCGACCTGGCCGCCGCGCTCACCGCCCCGCCGCGGGACGCCGTCATCGAGACCAAGGCCCTGCTGGCCGGCGCCGCGGGCCGTACGTACGAAGAGCAGCGCACTGCCGAGCGGGCCGCACAGGCACGCCGGCTGCGCGACCTCGCGGGCGTGGGGGAGTAG
- a CDS encoding SDR family oxidoreductase: MDLGLTDRTYLVTGATRGLGFATARELVADGANVVLTGRTEESAAAAAASLGERALGVAADNADPEGPDRLVAAARERFGRLDGVLISVGGPPPGGALDNTDDQWRQAFESVFLGAVRLARTAAAELAEGGVIGFVLSGSVHEPIPGLTVSNGLRPGLAGFAKSLSVELGPRGIRVLGVLPGRIATDRMTQLDALSGDPEGTRARNSAAIPLGRYGTPEEFGRTAAFLLSPAASYVTGVMVPVDGGARHGF, translated from the coding sequence ATGGATCTTGGACTCACCGACCGGACGTACCTCGTCACCGGGGCGACCCGCGGCCTCGGCTTCGCCACCGCCCGTGAACTGGTCGCCGACGGCGCCAACGTCGTCCTCACCGGACGCACCGAGGAGAGCGCCGCCGCGGCCGCCGCCTCGCTCGGCGAACGCGCCCTGGGGGTGGCGGCCGACAACGCCGACCCGGAGGGCCCGGACCGCCTGGTGGCCGCGGCCCGGGAGCGCTTCGGCCGCCTGGACGGCGTGCTGATCAGTGTGGGCGGCCCGCCGCCCGGCGGCGCCCTCGACAACACCGACGACCAGTGGCGGCAGGCCTTCGAGTCGGTCTTCCTCGGCGCGGTACGGCTGGCCCGCACGGCCGCCGCCGAGCTGGCGGAGGGCGGTGTGATCGGCTTTGTGCTGTCCGGCTCGGTACATGAGCCGATCCCCGGGCTGACCGTCTCCAACGGGCTCCGCCCCGGCCTCGCCGGCTTCGCCAAGTCGCTCTCGGTCGAGCTCGGCCCGCGCGGCATCCGGGTCCTCGGCGTGCTGCCGGGACGGATCGCCACCGACCGGATGACCCAGCTCGACGCGCTCTCCGGCGACCCGGAGGGCACCCGCGCCCGTAACTCCGCGGCGATCCCGCTGGGCCGCTACGGCACCCCGGAGGAGTTCGGGCGGACCGCGGCGTTCCTGCTGTCGCCGGCCGCGTCGTATGTCACCGGGGTGATGGTGCCGGTGGACGGCGGGGCCCGGCACGGCTTCTGA
- a CDS encoding glycoside hydrolase family 15 protein encodes MHPHIEDYALIGDLQTAALVGRDGSIDWLCLPRFDSGACFAALLGHKDNGHWRLSPRASEARAVRSYRGDSLILDTVWETPTGSVRVIDFMPQRDRQPDVVRIVEGLSGSVEMRGVLRLRFDYGRAVPWVRATEGCRVAVAGPDSVWLRTPERSTTYGKDFSTRSDFTVAAGERTAFVLTWHPSHEPRPVQIDPFEALQDTLDDWHTWSGRCRYQGPYREAVMRSLITLKALTYGPTGGIVAAPTTSLPEELGGVRNWDYRYCWLRDASLTLNSLLSAGYLEEAGAWRDWLLRAVAGAPDDLQIMYGLAGERRLPEAELPWLSGYADSVPVRIGNAAVEQRQLDVYGEVLDSFHIARTAGLPSEPHAWSIQRALVDYLESAWRDPDEGLWEIRGPRRHFVHSKVMAWVAADRVVWALEANPKLGGDVGRWRAMRDEVHREVCERGYDADRGTFTQFYGSAELDAATLLIPRVGFLPGDDPRVAGTVETVRRELSHGGLVRRYSTEGGSVDGLPGDEGTFLACSFWLVDALRMSGRRHEAREMFERLLDLRNDVGLLSEEYDPVAGRQLGNYPQAFSHIGLVGTAFGLQDGAGAD; translated from the coding sequence GTGCACCCACATATCGAGGACTATGCGCTCATCGGCGATCTGCAGACCGCCGCTCTCGTCGGCCGCGACGGCTCCATCGACTGGCTGTGCCTGCCCCGCTTCGACTCCGGGGCCTGCTTCGCCGCGCTCCTGGGCCACAAGGACAACGGCCACTGGCGGCTGTCCCCCCGCGCCTCCGAGGCCCGCGCGGTGCGCTCCTACCGCGGTGATTCGCTGATCCTGGACACAGTGTGGGAGACCCCGACGGGCAGCGTCCGGGTCATCGACTTCATGCCGCAGCGCGACCGGCAGCCCGATGTCGTACGGATCGTCGAGGGCCTGAGCGGCAGCGTCGAGATGCGGGGGGTGCTGCGGCTGCGGTTCGACTACGGGCGGGCGGTGCCCTGGGTGCGGGCCACCGAGGGCTGCCGGGTCGCGGTCGCCGGGCCGGACTCGGTATGGCTGCGCACCCCGGAACGGAGCACCACCTACGGCAAGGACTTCAGCACCCGCTCGGACTTCACCGTCGCCGCGGGCGAACGCACCGCGTTCGTACTGACCTGGCACCCCTCGCACGAGCCCCGGCCGGTGCAGATCGACCCGTTCGAGGCGCTTCAGGACACCCTGGACGACTGGCACACCTGGTCCGGGCGCTGCCGCTACCAAGGCCCCTACCGCGAGGCCGTGATGCGCTCGCTGATCACCCTCAAGGCGCTCACCTACGGGCCCACCGGCGGCATCGTCGCGGCCCCCACCACCTCGCTGCCCGAGGAGCTGGGCGGGGTACGCAACTGGGACTACCGCTACTGCTGGCTGCGCGACGCCAGCCTCACCCTGAACTCGCTGCTCTCCGCCGGATATCTGGAGGAGGCCGGTGCCTGGCGGGACTGGCTGCTGCGTGCGGTGGCCGGTGCCCCCGACGATCTGCAGATCATGTACGGGCTGGCGGGTGAGCGGCGGCTGCCGGAGGCCGAGCTGCCGTGGCTGTCCGGATACGCCGACTCCGTGCCCGTACGCATCGGCAACGCCGCCGTCGAACAGCGTCAGCTCGACGTCTACGGCGAAGTGCTCGACTCCTTCCACATCGCGCGCACGGCCGGGCTGCCGTCGGAGCCGCACGCCTGGAGCATCCAGCGCGCGCTGGTCGACTATCTGGAGTCCGCCTGGCGCGACCCCGACGAGGGGCTGTGGGAGATCCGCGGGCCGCGCCGGCACTTTGTGCACTCCAAGGTCATGGCCTGGGTGGCGGCCGACCGTGTGGTGTGGGCGCTGGAGGCCAATCCGAAGCTGGGCGGGGACGTCGGCCGCTGGCGGGCGATGCGCGACGAGGTGCACCGGGAGGTGTGCGAGCGGGGCTATGACGCCGACCGCGGCACCTTCACCCAGTTCTACGGGTCCGCGGAACTGGACGCGGCGACCCTGCTGATCCCCCGGGTCGGCTTTCTGCCGGGTGACGACCCGCGGGTCGCCGGCACCGTCGAGACGGTACGCAGGGAGCTGAGCCACGGCGGTCTGGTGCGCCGCTACAGCACCGAGGGCGGCTCGGTCGACGGGCTGCCCGGCGACGAGGGCACCTTCCTGGCCTGCTCGTTCTGGCTCGTCGACGCACTGCGGATGAGCGGACGGCGGCACGAGGCCCGGGAGATGTTCGAGCGGCTGCTGGACCTGCGCAACGATGTGGGGCTGCTCTCCGAGGAGTACGACCCGGTGGCCGGCCGCCAGCTGGGCAACTATCCGCAGGCGTTCAGCCATATCGGTCTGGTGGGGACCGCCTTCGGGCTGCAGGACGGGGCGGGGGCAGACTAG
- a CDS encoding DEDDh family exonuclease, with protein sequence MLEDRMAAADPIAPKIGQQPGPQTPPAPWPSAYPEGYAVVDVETTGLARDDRIISAAVYQLDAQGEVQDHWYTLVNPQRDPGPVWIHGLTSAVLADAPLFPEIVPELSRRLADRVLVAHNAMFDWSMIAREYARAAATAPVRQRLCTIALSKELRLPLPNHKLESLAAHYGVVQERAHHALDDARVLAEAFRPGLRRAAQENLRLPLMSCQPLTEWSDAPAPRQHATASAYRPTSWRPSRKRPACPYPNPGRYEAGGRLVQGMRVAFSGDTSVDRELLEDRAVEAGLHVATSLSRLTSLLVTNDPDARTSKTAKAASYGTVVVDEAAFMQLLQDVEPAASAPASG encoded by the coding sequence ATGCTCGAAGACCGTATGGCAGCAGCCGACCCGATCGCGCCGAAGATCGGGCAGCAGCCGGGCCCGCAGACGCCGCCGGCTCCCTGGCCGTCCGCATACCCCGAGGGGTACGCGGTGGTCGACGTCGAGACCACCGGCCTGGCCCGCGACGACCGGATCATCTCCGCCGCGGTGTACCAACTCGACGCACAGGGCGAGGTCCAGGACCACTGGTACACCCTCGTCAACCCGCAGCGGGACCCGGGGCCGGTCTGGATCCACGGACTGACCAGCGCCGTGCTGGCCGATGCCCCGCTCTTCCCGGAGATCGTCCCGGAGCTGTCCCGGCGCCTGGCGGACCGGGTACTGGTCGCGCACAACGCCATGTTCGACTGGTCGATGATCGCCCGCGAGTACGCCCGCGCCGCGGCGACGGCACCGGTCCGGCAGCGGCTGTGCACCATCGCCCTGTCCAAGGAGCTGCGGCTCCCGCTGCCCAATCACAAGCTGGAATCCCTCGCCGCGCACTACGGCGTGGTGCAGGAGCGCGCCCACCACGCGCTGGACGACGCCCGGGTACTGGCCGAGGCGTTCCGTCCCGGTTTGCGGCGGGCCGCCCAGGAGAATCTGCGGCTTCCGCTGATGAGCTGTCAGCCGCTGACGGAGTGGTCGGACGCCCCCGCGCCCCGGCAGCACGCCACGGCCTCGGCGTACCGCCCCACGTCCTGGCGGCCCTCCCGTAAGCGCCCGGCGTGCCCGTACCCCAACCCGGGGCGCTACGAGGCGGGTGGCCGGCTCGTCCAGGGGATGCGGGTCGCCTTCTCCGGCGACACCTCCGTGGACCGCGAGTTGCTGGAGGACCGGGCCGTCGAGGCCGGGCTCCATGTCGCCACGAGCCTGTCCCGGCTGACCAGCCTGCTGGTGACCAACGACCCCGACGCCCGGACCTCCAAGACGGCCAAGGCCGCCTCGTACGGCACGGTCGTGGTCGATGAGGCGGCCTTCATGCAGCTGCTGCAGGATGTCGAGCCGGCGGCATCGGCGCCTGCGTCCGGGTGA
- a CDS encoding DUF6286 domain-containing protein, producing MSDDAEQPDTRRMPTLDKTPDAADERNGPTPDPAATDRADDGRSGRFWSARRVPAAVVALVLLAAAGLLLYDVVAVRAHHPAMAWRRWLARELATLHLDNPWVLAAAALALVLGIWLIVLALTPGLRQVLPMRPTAPDLRAGLDRAAAALVLRDRAMEVAGVQSVRMKVGRRKAKAHAVSHFRELEEVRADLDIALGEGLRQLGLAHRIGLTLHVRRPKKG from the coding sequence ATGAGCGACGACGCGGAGCAGCCGGACACCCGGCGGATGCCCACCCTCGACAAGACGCCCGACGCCGCGGACGAGCGGAACGGGCCCACCCCGGACCCGGCCGCGACGGACCGGGCGGACGACGGCCGCAGCGGGCGCTTCTGGTCGGCCCGCCGGGTGCCGGCCGCGGTGGTCGCGCTGGTGCTGCTGGCCGCCGCCGGACTGCTGCTCTACGACGTGGTCGCGGTGCGCGCCCACCACCCCGCGATGGCCTGGCGCCGGTGGCTCGCCCGCGAACTGGCCACCCTTCACCTCGACAACCCCTGGGTGCTGGCCGCCGCCGCTCTCGCGCTGGTGCTCGGCATCTGGCTGATCGTGCTGGCGCTCACCCCCGGGCTGCGCCAGGTGCTGCCGATGCGGCCGACGGCGCCGGACCTCCGGGCCGGGCTGGACCGGGCCGCCGCCGCGCTGGTGCTGCGCGACCGTGCCATGGAGGTGGCTGGCGTCCAGTCCGTACGGATGAAGGTCGGCCGCCGCAAGGCGAAGGCGCACGCCGTCTCGCACTTCCGTGAGCTGGAGGAGGTCCGCGCCGACCTCGACATCGCGCTGGGCGAGGGCCTGCGGCAGCTGGGGCTGGCGCACCGGATCGGCCTGACCTTGCACGTCCGGCGCCCGAAGAAGGGATGA
- a CDS encoding SURF1 family protein — MYRFLLSRQWVILTLVALVLIPVMIKLGFWQLHRHEHKVAQNQLIASSLAARPVPVTELTAPGRTLPHHDMWRTVTATGTYDTAHEVVVRQRTAADEQSIGYYVLTPLVLGDGRAVLVNRGWISAGNDLTKFPDVPAAPRGKITVTGRMMADETTAFSGIKDTKGLPARQIMLINSKEQAKRVGRPLLGGYIEQTGPKPPGGKPELVPEPDHDSIGPHMAYAVQWWLFAAAVPVGWVILVRRERRDRVEAAAKEAAGAAPDPEAPEAPETDDTAPVPARS, encoded by the coding sequence GTGTACCGCTTCCTGTTGTCCCGGCAGTGGGTGATCCTCACCCTCGTGGCTCTCGTGCTGATCCCCGTCATGATCAAGCTGGGCTTCTGGCAGCTCCACCGCCATGAGCACAAGGTGGCGCAGAACCAGCTGATCGCGAGCAGCCTGGCCGCCAGGCCGGTCCCGGTCACCGAGCTGACCGCGCCCGGCCGGACCCTGCCCCACCACGACATGTGGCGCACGGTCACCGCCACCGGCACCTACGACACCGCGCACGAGGTCGTGGTCCGTCAGCGCACCGCCGCCGACGAGCAGAGCATCGGCTACTACGTACTGACCCCGCTGGTCCTCGGCGACGGCAGGGCCGTGCTGGTCAACCGCGGCTGGATCTCGGCGGGCAACGACCTCACCAAGTTCCCGGACGTCCCGGCCGCCCCCCGGGGCAAGATCACCGTGACCGGCCGGATGATGGCCGACGAGACCACCGCCTTCAGCGGCATCAAGGACACCAAGGGCCTGCCCGCCCGCCAGATCATGCTGATCAACAGCAAGGAGCAGGCGAAGCGGGTCGGCCGGCCGCTGCTCGGCGGCTATATCGAGCAGACCGGGCCCAAGCCGCCCGGCGGCAAGCCGGAGCTGGTCCCCGAGCCGGACCACGACTCCATCGGGCCGCACATGGCGTATGCGGTCCAGTGGTGGCTGTTCGCGGCCGCGGTGCCGGTCGGCTGGGTGATCCTGGTCCGCCGTGAGCGCCGCGACCGGGTGGAGGCCGCGGCCAAGGAGGCAGCCGGGGCCGCACCGGACCCGGAGGCTCCCGAGGCTCCGGAGACCGACGACACGGCGCCGGTGCCGGCCAGGTCGTAG
- a CDS encoding Asp23/Gls24 family envelope stress response protein, whose product MSESQQHAEAPRTPAKRGGGDPATRGRTTIADGVVEKIAGLAARDVLGVHAMGSGLARTLGAVRDRVPGGGRSATATRGVKAEVGEVQTALDLEIVVDYGVSIADVARSVRENVISAVERMTGLEVVEVNIAVSDVKLPDEEDEEEGAEPRLQ is encoded by the coding sequence ATGAGCGAGAGCCAGCAGCATGCAGAGGCGCCCCGGACTCCTGCCAAGCGGGGTGGCGGCGACCCCGCGACCCGCGGGCGGACCACCATCGCCGACGGCGTGGTCGAGAAGATCGCCGGTCTGGCGGCCCGGGACGTCCTCGGTGTGCATGCCATGGGCAGCGGCCTCGCCCGTACGCTCGGCGCCGTACGTGACCGGGTGCCCGGCGGCGGCCGGTCCGCGACCGCGACCCGCGGGGTCAAGGCCGAGGTCGGCGAGGTGCAGACCGCGCTGGACCTGGAGATCGTGGTCGACTACGGCGTCTCCATCGCCGATGTGGCGCGCTCCGTACGGGAGAACGTCATTTCCGCGGTGGAGCGGATGACGGGCCTGGAGGTCGTCGAGGTCAATATCGCGGTCAGCGACGTCAAGCTGCCCGACGAGGAAGACGAAGAAGAGGGAGCGGAGCCGCGGCTCCAGTAG